From the genome of Candidatus Binatia bacterium:
AGAGGAATAGTGCCCTATTCCTCTGGTGCCTGACCCCAGCTGCTAGCGCATCAGCCTCTGGCCTTTCTGCTTCCAGCGTCGAAGATACGCCGGCACGCGCGCGTCGTCGTCGTCGGCGACCTGCGCGAACTCGATCTCTTCCTGGCGCGGCGCCGGCTCGGCGCCCATCTCGGGCTCGCGGCGCTGGGCAGGTGCCTCCGGCTCCGGCTCGCCCGCTTCGAACGACTCTTCGATGCCCGGATCCATCATCGGCTGGCGGCCGGTGTAGCCGCGAAGGTACTGCGACGGACGCTCGCGCTGCGGCGCCGGCGGCGCGCTGCGCTCGGGCGCCGTCATCGTCGTCATCAGCATGTCGCCGCGGTCGCGGCCGGCCTGCAGGCGGTCGGTCAGGCGCTCGCCGAAACCGGTCGCGATGACCGTGATGCGCACCTCGTCCTCGAGGTTCGCGTCGTGCACGAGGCCGACGATGATGTTGGCGTCTTCGTGGGCCTGGGTCTGGATGAGGTCGACGGCTTCGTTCAGCTCCTGGATGCCGAAGTCTTCGCTGGCCGTGATGTTGACGAGTACGCCGCGGGCGCCGTGGATGGAGATGTCCTCGAGCAGCGGGCTGCTGATCGCGTTGGTCGCGGCATCGACCGCGCGGCTGTCGTGGTAGCCGACGCCGTGGCCCATCATCGCCATGCCCATCTCGCTCATGATCGTGCGCACGTCGGCGAAGTCGACGTTGATGGTGCCGGGCTCGGTGATGATCTGCGAGATGCCGCGCACCGCATGCAGCAGCACGTCGTCCGCTTTCTTGAATGCCTCGCGCGCCGTGGTGCTGCGGCTCGCGATCTCGATCAGGCGCTGGTTCGGGATCACGATCAGCGTGTCGCAGGCGGCGCGCAGCTCGCGGATGCCTTCCTCGGCCTGGCGAAGACGGCGGCGCCCCTCGAACGAGAACGGCTTGGTGACGACGCCCACCGTGAGCGCGCCGAGGTCCTTGCAGATGCGGGCAATGACCGGCGCTGCGCCGGTGCCGGTGCCGCCGCCCATGCCGGCGGTGACGAAGACCATGTCGGCGCCGCCGAGCTCCTCGCGCAGGATGTCCTCCTGCTCGAGGGCCGCCTTGCGGCCCACTTCGGGGTTGGCTCCGGCGCCGAGGCCCTTGGTCAGCGAACAGCCGAGCTGGATCTTGACGGGCGCCAGGCTCGTGCCGATTGCCTGCGAATCGGTGTTGGCCGAGAGGAAATCCACGCCGTGCAGCTCGGCCCGGATCATCGTCGAGACCGCGTTGCCGCCGCCGCCGCCGACGCCCACGACCACGATGCGGGCGTTGTTCAGGTTTTCATCCACCAGCTCGATCATCACCACACCTCCCGGTTGCCCATTGCCGCCGGAGCCG
Proteins encoded in this window:
- the ftsZ gene encoding cell division protein FtsZ, which produces MIELVDENLNNARIVVVGVGGGGGNAVSTMIRAELHGVDFLSANTDSQAIGTSLAPVKIQLGCSLTKGLGAGANPEVGRKAALEQEDILREELGGADMVFVTAGMGGGTGTGAAPVIARICKDLGALTVGVVTKPFSFEGRRRLRQAEEGIRELRAACDTLIVIPNQRLIEIASRSTTAREAFKKADDVLLHAVRGISQIITEPGTINVDFADVRTIMSEMGMAMMGHGVGYHDSRAVDAATNAISSPLLEDISIHGARGVLVNITASEDFGIQELNEAVDLIQTQAHEDANIIVGLVHDANLEDEVRITVIATGFGERLTDRLQAGRDRGDMLMTTMTAPERSAPPAPQRERPSQYLRGYTGRQPMMDPGIEESFEAGEPEPEAPAQRREPEMGAEPAPRQEEIEFAQVADDDDARVPAYLRRWKQKGQRLMR